In a genomic window of Shouchella clausii:
- a CDS encoding ABC transporter substrate-binding protein — translation MKRPFLMQMMPIVVGGLLLSGCMTNEENMTTAPDAGGEGGASSSNDTTLTIAQGSDMVSFDVHDHSNTSTEAIHVNMFSYLVKNDVEGEGIVPDLATDWELVDDETWQFTLRDDAVFHNGDPVTAEDVKFTLERVAKDNTLQEHENYRQINEVEVIDDHTFLIHTNGPQPVLLNRLSRLGSGILPKDYIEENGWDHFLQEPVGSGPYQFVEWIRDDRVVLERFDDYFGGDVAVWDQLVFRSIPESSTRVGEVIAGGVDIAMNIAPIDWDRVNENEGTSIVEGQTNRTMMLVPNHREEYPTSDPLVREAIDLAIDNQALLDNLMGGSGTPTLTRVNPGNFGANEALHGEYRYDPDRAKELLEEAGYGDGLELTLHSPDGRYLQDRETTEVIAGMLSEVGIDVKIDFMEWSAYVDLRDAHEQKDLYLIGLTGSLWDAAHQLRHHTSMVAEDHIGYSSEEFDRIYLEAEVNMDEAEREQQYIDLQTMADEELINIMLFQLDSFYAVNDRIQFEPRLDEMWRVEEITLSE, via the coding sequence AGGGAGGTGCCTCATCTAGCAATGATACCACGCTGACGATTGCCCAAGGCTCGGATATGGTTTCCTTTGATGTCCACGATCATAGCAACACGTCTACTGAAGCGATTCACGTCAATATGTTCAGCTATCTCGTCAAAAATGATGTGGAGGGTGAAGGGATTGTTCCTGATCTTGCGACTGACTGGGAATTGGTCGATGACGAAACGTGGCAATTTACGCTTAGGGATGATGCTGTGTTTCATAATGGCGATCCAGTCACAGCCGAAGACGTCAAGTTTACGCTTGAACGTGTCGCCAAAGACAATACGTTGCAAGAACATGAAAATTACCGCCAAATTAACGAAGTAGAAGTGATCGATGATCACACTTTCCTTATTCACACAAACGGGCCGCAGCCAGTGTTGCTCAATCGATTGTCACGTCTTGGATCAGGCATTTTGCCGAAAGATTATATTGAAGAAAATGGCTGGGATCATTTTCTACAGGAGCCAGTCGGGTCTGGTCCCTACCAATTTGTTGAATGGATTCGTGACGATCGAGTCGTATTAGAGCGGTTCGATGATTATTTCGGCGGTGACGTAGCGGTGTGGGATCAACTCGTTTTCCGTTCGATCCCAGAGTCTTCTACTAGGGTTGGTGAAGTCATTGCAGGTGGTGTCGATATTGCCATGAATATTGCGCCCATTGACTGGGACCGGGTCAATGAAAACGAAGGCACCTCCATTGTCGAAGGACAAACAAACCGGACGATGATGTTGGTTCCGAACCACCGAGAAGAATATCCGACTTCCGATCCGCTCGTACGGGAAGCGATTGATTTGGCAATTGATAATCAGGCACTTCTCGACAACTTGATGGGCGGATCAGGAACACCGACTTTGACACGAGTCAACCCAGGGAATTTTGGCGCAAATGAAGCGCTTCATGGCGAGTACCGCTACGACCCTGACCGTGCCAAGGAGTTATTGGAAGAAGCCGGTTATGGGGATGGGCTAGAACTGACGCTGCATTCTCCAGATGGGCGCTACTTGCAAGATCGGGAAACAACAGAAGTAATTGCTGGGATGTTAAGCGAAGTCGGGATTGATGTAAAAATTGATTTCATGGAATGGAGCGCCTATGTCGATCTTCGTGATGCCCATGAACAGAAAGATTTGTATTTGATCGGCCTTACTGGTTCATTGTGGGATGCGGCTCACCAATTGCGCCACCATACGTCTATGGTCGCAGAGGACCATATTGGCTACAGCAGTGAAGAATTTGATCGGATCTATTTAGAGGCAGAAGTGAACATGGATGAAGCCGAGCGGGAACAACAGTACATCGATTTGCAGACGATGGCGGACGAAGAGTTAATCAATATTATGCTCTTCCAGCTGGATAGTTTTTACGCTGTCAATGATCGGATTCAGTTTGAGCCTCGTCTTGATGAAATGTGGAGAGTGGAGGAAATCACATTAAGCGAATAA
- a CDS encoding ABC transporter permease: MRKYLLWRVLQIIPVLFLISIFVFALLYLAGDPVALMLPEDATQEQVDALRESLGLDQPFYIQYLSFVGDMIQGNFGYSYRYSQPALPIVLERLPATFELAFASMIVAVLIAVPLGILSATKRNTALDVFISGASVLGKAMPNFWLGIMLILMLAITYPFFPVSGSGSVAHLILPAITLGTGCAAEMTRVLRSSMLETLNQDYVRTAVSKGVKNFFVVYKHAFRNALIPFITITFLQVSTLVSGALITEVVFSWPGLGQLLIQAINGRDMAVVQATVFIVAFIVIVVNLMADVLYRVLDPRIQFD, translated from the coding sequence TTGAGGAAGTATTTACTGTGGCGCGTTTTGCAAATCATACCGGTTCTCTTTCTAATATCGATTTTTGTGTTTGCCTTGTTGTACCTTGCTGGGGATCCTGTTGCGTTAATGCTTCCTGAGGATGCCACCCAGGAACAAGTGGATGCACTCCGGGAATCATTAGGGTTGGACCAGCCTTTTTATATTCAATATCTCTCCTTTGTTGGAGACATGATACAAGGGAATTTCGGTTATTCTTACCGTTATAGCCAGCCAGCTTTGCCGATCGTGCTGGAAAGGTTGCCGGCAACGTTCGAATTGGCCTTTGCGTCGATGATTGTAGCTGTACTGATTGCCGTCCCTCTCGGCATTCTCTCTGCAACAAAGCGAAATACAGCACTAGATGTATTCATATCCGGTGCCTCGGTATTAGGAAAAGCGATGCCGAACTTTTGGCTGGGCATTATGCTCATTCTTATGTTGGCGATTACGTATCCGTTCTTTCCTGTGTCTGGGAGCGGAAGCGTGGCTCATCTAATATTGCCCGCGATTACATTGGGAACAGGCTGTGCTGCAGAGATGACGCGTGTGTTGCGTTCAAGCATGCTGGAAACGTTAAACCAAGATTATGTGCGGACAGCCGTAAGCAAAGGGGTAAAAAACTTCTTTGTTGTTTATAAACATGCCTTTCGAAATGCGCTGATCCCGTTTATTACGATTACTTTTTTGCAAGTATCGACACTTGTCAGTGGCGCCTTGATTACAGAAGTGGTCTTTTCCTGGCCGGGACTAGGGCAGCTCTTAATTCAAGCCATTAATGGACGGGATATGGCGGTTGTGCAAGCGACTGTTTTTATCGTTGCTTTTATTGTGATTGTTGTGAACCTGATGGCCGATGTGTTGTATCGGGTTCTTGACCCTAGGATTCAATTTGATTAG
- a CDS encoding ABC transporter permease, whose translation MQTEQPVKHLRNHTTENRLANWTRRWARLLFKSKTGTIGLIITGLIFLLAIFAPVLSPYHPNVQNYAAMNVPPVWLEGGMKEHLLGTDNLGRDMLSRIIYGTQVSLLVGVCSVVVAGAIGMFFGLIAGYYGGFIDNVLMRIVDAFLAIPNVLFILVILGVLSPGLLTLIFVIGLTNWVIYARLVRGDVLSIKEREFIKAARTIGTKNPVIICKHVLPNVMPSFIVISTLSVATTIVLEASLSYLGLGVQPPTVSWGGMLSAGRDYLATSWWIATFPGLAIMITVLGIIFLGDWLRDVLDPRSQTLRS comes from the coding sequence ATGCAGACAGAACAACCGGTGAAGCATTTGCGCAACCATACGACCGAGAATAGGCTAGCCAACTGGACGCGTAGGTGGGCCAGGCTCCTATTTAAAAGCAAGACCGGAACCATTGGCTTGATCATTACAGGATTGATCTTCTTGTTGGCGATATTTGCCCCTGTTCTTTCTCCTTACCATCCCAATGTCCAAAACTATGCTGCGATGAATGTACCGCCAGTATGGTTGGAAGGGGGAATGAAGGAACATCTTTTGGGGACAGACAATTTAGGGAGAGATATGCTCAGCCGAATCATCTACGGCACACAGGTCTCGCTTTTAGTCGGGGTTTGTTCCGTCGTGGTAGCGGGGGCGATTGGCATGTTTTTTGGTTTAATCGCCGGCTATTACGGGGGGTTCATTGACAATGTGCTCATGAGAATCGTTGATGCGTTTTTAGCAATCCCTAACGTCTTGTTCATTCTTGTCATCTTAGGCGTCTTATCTCCAGGGCTGTTGACTCTTATTTTTGTTATTGGATTGACGAACTGGGTCATTTATGCCCGGCTTGTTCGAGGAGATGTCTTATCCATTAAAGAACGTGAATTTATTAAAGCAGCGCGGACAATTGGAACGAAAAATCCGGTGATCATTTGCAAGCATGTATTGCCGAATGTAATGCCGTCCTTTATTGTGATTTCGACTTTGAGTGTAGCCACGACGATTGTCCTCGAAGCATCGCTCAGCTATCTAGGGCTAGGTGTTCAGCCGCCTACGGTGTCCTGGGGTGGGATGTTGTCGGCGGGGAGGGATTATCTGGCCACGAGCTGGTGGATTGCTACTTTTCCTGGATTAGCGATTATGATCACCGTTTTAGGGATTATCTTTTTAGGTGATTGGTTGCGGGATGTTTTGGATCCCCGTTCCCAAACGCTCCGTTCATAG
- a CDS encoding ABC transporter ATP-binding protein, translated as MARQNRLLEVENLKTYFHTENGTVPSVDGVSFHVDRGETVAIVGESGSGKSVTSFSIMGLVSPPGKIEAGHIRFDGTELTSLSERKMRKVRGNEIAMIFQEPLTSLNPVFTVGHQISEAILLHQDTKKAEARKQGIAMLKRVGISRAEQVYQSYPHALSGGMRQRVMIAMALSCNPKMLIADEPTTALDVTIQAQILRLLKKISKEVDTSIILITHDLGVVAELVDRVIVMYAGQIVEQADVYTIFKDPKHPYTQGLLESTPKIHELHDELKSIRGVVPVPTNMPTGCRFHPRCPHAMDICKEKEPMMVDRDGKAQVQVRCWLYASEKEDVG; from the coding sequence ATGGCACGACAGAACCGATTGTTAGAGGTAGAGAATTTAAAAACATACTTCCATACAGAAAACGGAACAGTCCCTTCTGTGGATGGTGTCTCGTTCCATGTGGATAGAGGGGAAACGGTGGCGATTGTAGGCGAATCAGGCAGCGGCAAAAGCGTGACGTCTTTTTCAATCATGGGTTTGGTGAGCCCACCAGGGAAGATTGAAGCGGGGCACATTCGTTTTGATGGAACGGAACTTACTTCCCTGTCGGAACGGAAAATGCGAAAAGTGAGAGGCAATGAAATTGCGATGATTTTTCAGGAACCGCTCACTTCCCTTAACCCGGTGTTTACGGTAGGCCATCAAATTTCAGAAGCGATTTTGCTTCACCAGGACACGAAAAAAGCAGAGGCGCGCAAACAAGGCATTGCTATGCTAAAACGTGTCGGCATTTCAAGAGCCGAACAAGTTTACCAGTCTTATCCACACGCTTTAAGCGGAGGGATGAGGCAGCGTGTCATGATTGCCATGGCGTTGTCGTGCAATCCGAAAATGTTAATTGCCGATGAACCAACAACTGCACTCGATGTCACGATACAAGCGCAAATTTTGCGGCTCCTTAAAAAGATTAGCAAAGAAGTCGATACGTCGATTATATTGATCACTCATGATCTTGGTGTCGTCGCAGAACTAGTCGACCGCGTCATTGTCATGTATGCTGGCCAAATTGTGGAACAAGCCGATGTGTATACGATTTTTAAGGATCCAAAACACCCGTATACGCAAGGGCTGCTGGAAAGTACGCCTAAGATTCACGAACTGCATGATGAGCTCAAGTCGATTCGCGGGGTTGTGCCAGTCCCAACAAACATGCCTACAGGTTGTCGTTTTCACCCTCGCTGTCCCCATGCGATGGACATATGCAAGGAAAAAGAACCGATGATGGTTGATCGTGATGGGAAAGCGCAAGTGCAAGTGCGTTGTTGGCTCTATGCTAGTGAGAAGGAGGATGTAGGATGA
- a CDS encoding ABC transporter ATP-binding protein: MIKEVANTKEDDTLLEIKGLKKHFDVTRKIFAKKKDILKAVDGVDFIVKKGETFGIVGESGCGKSTTGNMIMRLADPTAGSIHFEGKDLSKLAKNEQSKMKKDIQMIFQDPFSSLNPRMRVFEIIAEPLRTHKIATGKELKQQVYELLDVVGLDRSLAKRFPHEFSGGQRQRIGIARALALRPKLIVCDEPVSALDVSIQSQVLNLLSKLQKDFDLTYIFIAHGLPVVKHISDRVAVMYLGKIVETAATEELFKHPKHPYTEGLLRAIPVPDPTLRSLDSGELLEGDLPSPVNPPSGCHFRTRCPYADEKCKAEAPKLQEVAKAHYVACHYPLQAGRGVIMEHV, translated from the coding sequence ATGATAAAGGAAGTCGCCAATACAAAGGAGGATGACACGCTTCTTGAAATCAAAGGGTTAAAAAAGCACTTCGATGTCACAAGAAAAATTTTTGCGAAAAAGAAAGACATTTTAAAAGCAGTGGACGGTGTCGACTTTATCGTAAAAAAGGGAGAGACATTTGGGATTGTAGGCGAATCGGGGTGTGGGAAATCGACAACTGGGAATATGATTATGCGTCTTGCCGATCCTACGGCAGGGTCGATCCATTTTGAAGGAAAAGACTTGAGCAAGTTGGCAAAAAATGAACAAAGCAAGATGAAAAAAGACATTCAAATGATTTTCCAGGACCCTTTTTCTTCCTTAAATCCACGAATGAGAGTGTTTGAAATCATTGCCGAGCCATTACGGACACACAAAATAGCAACAGGAAAAGAATTGAAACAACAAGTGTATGAACTACTGGACGTCGTCGGCTTGGACCGCTCGTTGGCTAAACGTTTCCCCCATGAGTTTAGCGGTGGGCAGCGTCAGCGGATTGGCATAGCCCGCGCCTTAGCGTTGCGCCCCAAGCTTATTGTATGCGATGAACCTGTATCGGCGTTGGATGTTTCAATCCAGTCACAAGTGCTTAATTTGCTTTCAAAACTGCAGAAAGATTTTGATCTCACCTATATTTTTATTGCCCACGGCCTCCCTGTCGTCAAACATATTAGTGACCGTGTGGCAGTCATGTACCTTGGAAAAATCGTCGAAACCGCAGCAACAGAGGAGCTGTTCAAGCATCCGAAACATCCGTATACAGAAGGATTGCTTCGCGCCATCCCTGTCCCAGATCCGACATTAAGAAGCTTGGATTCTGGGGAATTGCTAGAAGGGGATTTGCCAAGCCCCGTTAATCCACCAAGTGGCTGTCACTTTCGTACGCGGTGTCCTTATGCAGATGAGAAATGCAAAGCGGAGGCCCCTAAACTACAAGAAGTAGCAAAGGCCCACTATGTAGCATGCCATTATCCATTGCAAGCGGGGCGCGGGGTCATCATGGAACATGTTTAA
- a CDS encoding M20/M25/M40 family metallo-hydrolase yields the protein MQQTYEALKNDPAIQQGLAFIEEDDEQTLAEQVAMTEIPAPPFKEAERATYVQQKFSEYGLEAVRRDKEGNVIGSYKGVGDGPVIVLSAHLDTVFPEGTDTKVRRERDRLCAPGIFDDTRGLAEMLSIIRALHRTNVKTSGTIQFVASVGEEGIGDLRGVKAFFADSPHVDAFISIDGTGVGHIVYEGTGSCRYKITYSATGGHSYGDFGLPSAIHAAGRAVAAIADCRPPTEPKTTFTIGEIAGGTAVNAIASSASFHLDVRSTSPQALEQLESTFLKACEQAAEQENSHWQKHDVTVDIKRVGDRPAGRQDKEATIVQAVVQASKELGIAPTLKGAASTDSNIPIHLGIPAVTVGRGGNGGGTHTLGEWFEPVHAYLSPQRTFLAALALVGVDQVSRPLLA from the coding sequence GTGCAACAAACGTATGAAGCATTGAAAAACGATCCCGCCATTCAACAAGGATTGGCCTTTATTGAAGAAGATGATGAACAGACACTTGCTGAGCAAGTGGCCATGACGGAAATACCAGCGCCACCATTCAAGGAAGCGGAACGGGCGACGTACGTGCAACAGAAGTTCAGTGAATACGGACTAGAAGCAGTGCGGCGAGATAAGGAAGGCAATGTCATCGGCTCCTATAAAGGGGTGGGAGATGGGCCTGTAATCGTCCTTTCCGCTCATTTGGACACTGTCTTCCCCGAAGGAACAGACACGAAGGTAAGACGGGAACGAGACAGGTTGTGTGCCCCAGGCATTTTTGATGATACGAGAGGGCTTGCGGAAATGCTATCCATCATTCGCGCTCTGCATAGGACGAATGTAAAAACAAGCGGCACCATCCAATTCGTCGCATCGGTAGGGGAGGAAGGAATAGGGGATTTAAGAGGTGTAAAAGCTTTTTTTGCTGACTCGCCGCATGTTGACGCCTTTATTTCTATTGACGGAACAGGTGTAGGGCATATCGTCTATGAAGGAACAGGCAGCTGTCGTTATAAAATCACGTATTCGGCAACGGGTGGGCATAGCTATGGCGACTTCGGGCTACCAAGTGCGATTCATGCCGCTGGAAGGGCAGTTGCAGCAATTGCCGATTGCCGGCCGCCGACTGAACCAAAAACGACCTTTACGATTGGAGAAATTGCTGGCGGAACGGCAGTCAATGCGATTGCAAGCTCTGCTTCCTTTCACCTTGATGTCCGTTCGACAAGTCCACAAGCGTTGGAACAGTTGGAATCGACTTTCTTAAAAGCATGCGAACAAGCGGCTGAACAAGAAAATAGCCATTGGCAAAAGCACGATGTCACAGTCGATATAAAACGAGTCGGCGACCGCCCCGCAGGACGGCAAGATAAAGAGGCAACGATTGTGCAAGCTGTTGTTCAGGCAAGCAAGGAGCTAGGCATTGCTCCGACTTTGAAAGGGGCAGCGAGTACCGATTCCAATATTCCGATTCACTTAGGAATCCCGGCGGTCACTGTGGGACGAGGAGGGAATGGAGGAGGAACACATACGCTCGGGGAGTGGTTTGAACCTGTGCATGCTTATCTCTCGCCCCAAAGAACGTTTTTGGCTGCCCTTGCCCTTGTCGGCGTTGACCAAGTGTCTCGTCCACTTCTCGCCTAG
- a CDS encoding SLC13 family permease yields the protein MSSQLDADNMKKPSKATYKYVVLGVLLLFLFASPFLPVPESMELRGWSALAVVTLGIGLWFTHLLPPAVTAMLLIVLFPLFGVLTFEQSAASLGKEVIWLIIAMLMMGAAVERTGLDKRIAFTILMLTKGNIRLVLLALIFVGFVLTFFLPNAIGRVVVLLPIALGVVQSLAGTGGPNVGKASMFAITYTPIICSVALITGATGSVYAASLFETMLGFEWRYLYWMAVMLPSTLAILLILWLALLWLFPIKAGKHAQGEAYFEQEKDKLGPMSFQEKTLLILYVLLITLWTTQSVHQLSISFSAVLIVIALYIPGIQLMEWKEAVAKVDWSIPLLFSAGFSMAEAFEAGGVVQWSSSLASAHLNGLPAFTLAVSLLLVVAAIRIGFTNLTAMIASLMPVALTFAAGSNVNPVWLGMICLAACSTGFLFPSQSVGTMMTYALGYYTSQELLKVGAILTLSVIVITLLAAFLYWPLIGLPVH from the coding sequence ATGTCCAGTCAATTGGATGCTGACAACATGAAAAAGCCAAGCAAGGCAACCTACAAATATGTGGTGCTCGGTGTGCTGCTGCTATTCTTGTTTGCCTCTCCTTTCTTGCCTGTTCCCGAGTCGATGGAACTGAGAGGGTGGAGCGCTCTTGCCGTGGTAACTTTAGGGATTGGACTGTGGTTTACCCATCTCCTTCCTCCGGCAGTGACTGCAATGCTTCTGATTGTCCTCTTCCCTTTGTTTGGCGTTCTAACGTTTGAACAATCAGCGGCGAGCCTAGGCAAAGAAGTGATTTGGCTAATCATCGCCATGCTAATGATGGGCGCCGCGGTTGAACGTACTGGATTGGACAAACGCATTGCATTCACGATCCTGATGCTGACAAAAGGAAATATCCGCCTTGTCCTACTAGCATTAATTTTTGTCGGGTTTGTGTTAACGTTTTTTCTTCCGAATGCGATCGGAAGAGTCGTCGTTTTGCTGCCGATTGCTTTAGGGGTTGTCCAGTCATTGGCAGGAACTGGCGGGCCGAACGTAGGAAAAGCGAGCATGTTTGCGATAACGTATACACCTATTATCTGTTCAGTCGCGTTAATAACTGGGGCAACGGGCTCTGTCTATGCAGCAAGTCTGTTTGAAACGATGCTCGGCTTTGAATGGCGTTACTTGTACTGGATGGCGGTCATGTTGCCGTCGACGCTTGCCATACTACTTATTCTTTGGCTTGCGCTTCTATGGCTATTTCCTATAAAGGCTGGGAAGCACGCTCAAGGAGAAGCTTATTTTGAACAGGAAAAAGACAAGCTTGGTCCAATGTCATTCCAGGAGAAGACGCTGCTCATTTTGTACGTCTTGTTAATCACGCTATGGACAACACAAAGCGTGCATCAGCTGTCTATTTCTTTCTCCGCCGTGTTGATTGTGATTGCTTTGTACATTCCGGGCATCCAACTCATGGAGTGGAAAGAAGCAGTAGCCAAAGTGGATTGGTCCATTCCTCTCTTGTTTTCTGCGGGCTTTTCAATGGCGGAAGCATTTGAAGCAGGTGGCGTTGTTCAGTGGTCTTCATCGTTGGCTTCTGCTCATTTAAATGGATTGCCAGCGTTCACACTAGCCGTGTCCTTGTTGCTCGTTGTTGCGGCTATTCGTATCGGTTTTACCAATTTAACTGCTATGATTGCGTCTTTGATGCCTGTGGCATTAACGTTTGCGGCAGGATCGAATGTGAACCCGGTCTGGCTGGGAATGATTTGCCTTGCTGCTTGCAGCACAGGCTTTCTGTTCCCTTCCCAGTCGGTAGGGACAATGATGACGTATGCTCTCGGTTACTATACAAGCCAGGAACTATTGAAAGTAGGAGCGATCCTAACATTATCGGTCATTGTCATAACCCTTCTGGCTGCATTTCTTTATTGGCCGCTTATTGGCCTGCCAGTTCATTAA